Sequence from the Argentina anserina chromosome 7, drPotAnse1.1, whole genome shotgun sequence genome:
GCATCCAGTATcacccaagactcttactatgactcaatagtacaacaataatgactaagcaaagtacaaatagaggtaaaaacatgttaagaacgttgcACAAAGTGCTTATATCACTAACATTTGTCACCAATCATGGATGGTCGTactgaggaaacccatttggtgaAGACCTGGTCAAttaggttttaatatgtcaagcCATATCCAaaacagatgaaatttttacgagatccctaaatatatataccgatcacatctacagGTATCGATCgacatatttcgaactggagttgtcgatcgccaaagtgtccactaatgtatcataacctttatattaggtttaaaataaaactatcaaattatGAATTGACTATATAAAGGAAACTCATCGGGATCAATCAACCCCAgcatgatcagtatatatatttagtgatcatataaaaatttcatctaattcggactttgtttgaccgtcgaaatttccgataaaccaaaaacaccactaatatgccctaaggaaAGACCCATTGTcaagatgcgaacaccgaaaaccgtttgcatatctgaaattaactaatttttgtcattcatCGTGCGCAGCGGCACCGAGGAAACCCATTCGGCAAAACCCCGATCAATgtgggttttaatatgtcaaaacgcattttTTTGGGTTGACCATAGGTATGaacggtcaaactatgtccaaaacggacgaaatttttacgggatccctaaatatatataccgatcatatctgttggtgtcgatcgaccatatttcgaactggagtcatcgatcgctgaagtgtccactaatgtatcataatctttatattatgtttataataaaactatcacattatgaagcgactatatgaaaaaaacttctcgggattgatcgacaccagccgatgtggatggtatatatatttaatgaccctataaaaatctcatccaattcagacctcgtttaaATGTCAGAATTTCCTTTAAACcaaaaaacaccactaatatgctctaagggatgacccattactAAGATGTGAATGCcgaaagctgtttacatatttgaaatcacctaatttttgtcactgattATGCGCGGTCGTaccgaggaaacccatttggtaaAGCCCCCGTTAATGGGGTTTAAATATATCAAAACACCTCTTTTTGtcgaccgtaggtacggatgatcaaaccatgtccaaaacggtcGAAATgtttacatggtccctaaaaatatatatcgatcacatctactggtctcgataaacaacatttcgaaaatagaatttatttgtgactttttttttagaatgttttctaagaattcttttataattccaaacccttaaataagagtattacgttttttttttctaatacaaaccCACAAGGCACGgtccgtaaaagcccgcatgACCCGTTTTATATTGGCGAGCTTGGATATTCATATTTCTAAAAATACCCGGCCCAACACTTTATCTAAATGTACTAAGGCTCGGCCCGGGTCCACCACTCATGGTTGGGCCGGGCCGAGCCTAGCCTGTTGGTTTCATTTAAACGTTGGATCTAAGggtttttaattaatattacttcaaaattataaaattcatTGAAATATTTACTCTAATATAATttgatttattgaaaaattatgtcttaaaaaaattattgtgaattcaagtttttgtttctcatcatttaaataaatatttctGATTATTTTCATgtgaatttaattttaatatgtcatattgtttatttatctttttttttatcagaaACATTCATTATATAGAAAACTTACACCACAAAGTATAAAGCGGACCCATTAaaatttatcttttattttacaaatttatttacatttaaaatcATTATTcacctttttgttttttaattaaaattcattattaaTACCTAAAAAATGTATCGTTACACGTATAGAGACATTGTCCAGTAGTAACCTAAAAATAGATATCAACGAGTGGAAATAGATGTCCAGTTAGCTTTGACTTGGCGTAGACTGTTTTATGTTGGGAGAATGATCAAATGCACAAAAGCCCTAGAAAAAAATGACAATTTCAAAACTCATAGCCTAAATGAACAATGTTGTAAGAAAAAGACTACACTACCCTTATTTTTAAtcatctctccctctctcactAATCCCTCCGCTCCGTCCCTCACCCCTCTCTCTCGTGCATCCCGCCATTGTACTGATTACCGCTACAAACGTGGTTGCCAGAAAGTCAAGATCAATCTATCTCCATTGTCGATTGTTTGAGCTTTGTCCGGCTCCGTCTTCGGCTTTAACCACAAGGTCGGTGACACTAGCCACCACCACTGGTCTCTATCGATCCTGGTCTCATTCTCTGTTCCAATTATGGTCATGGTCCTGATCTCTATCTTTCTTCCCGCTTCCCTTTGATCTCTCAGTCTCAAGGTTGCAACATTGTGGTCGCCAAAAGCTGAGGTTGATGTCGACTCCAAGAGGCTGTGAATAGCGTCATCGACAATGACTCGATCCTGCTTTGCAGAGACTGTCAAAGTTGAGGTTTGATTTGGAAAAATCAGGGAAGAAGATGTCGTGTTCCAGATCTAGTGTAGTAATGCTTGACAATCGCACCGACATTATATGCCGTGTTCCAGATTTTGACTCTATTGTAAGTTTCAAGTGTGAGAAATTAACTAAACTTGTGTGTACTTCCAATTGAGGAGCACCGATTCAATATGGTGGCTTCAAGAGAGAAAATGACACCAGGTTCTTCTCCACAGAAGATGGTTTGGTTTCTGAGCTGACTCTCAAGGCAGGATCCACTCAAAATCACAGAGATCAATGTAGCTGAGGTACAATCAATTTATTTCTTGTAAATGTTTTATTACTAGGGGTACTATGGATTTAACTGAGTGACTTCCGATGTTTacatgttgattttttttttgataaagCCTCttaagaacaaagaaatttATTGGAAATATATAAAGAGGGGAACAACACCGAAACCTCTCATACAAGAAAAAActagtgaaatcgaaaattgggGAGACCAAACCTATCTCTATCATAAAAAGAACGAACAAAATCTGGAGGAGAATCCTACCAGGTCATACTAGAGGAGGAAGAGCCAAAACTTTGTAAGAGCATCCGCTACCTGCTTCCCTTCCGGATATATATGAGAGGAACATAGATGCATCTGAAGCAAATAAACTGGAGAACGAAATTTTTCCACAAAACGCGAAGCCGCCAAGGAGCTAACCTGGGAGAACGAATAAGGTCGAGGACAATTTTGTGAGTCGACCTCTAACCAAATAAACTTCCAGTCTCGTACCCAAGCTAGCTCAATCGCTGTAATGACAACCATAACTTCTGCTGCAACAGAGCTCGGAATatcaagagaagaagagaaagcgCCAATAAAACGCCCATGCTCATTTCTATAAACACCACCATAGCCACCTACATCCAAACCTCTTGGCCAAGCACCATCCCTGTGTTACACCCAACCCGATGGAGGAGGGTGCCACTTCACTTCTACAATTTTAGGAGCTCGACGAGGATTACAGCGAGCCCTAAAACACTTAAAGACACAAAGATCAAGACCTGAGTTGTGCATGGTCCCAGAAACAAGATGACTAGAAGCATGAACATGCCCAACAATAAGCTCACACAAATGATTCGCATGAACCAcaacactctcatatctgaCCTTGTTTCTAGAACTCCATATGTACCACAATGCAGAAGTAAAAGCCACCCTCCATAACCCTTGTAATTGAGCACTATGACTAGCAACAAGATCACAATTGAAGACATTTAATATTGAACAtggcaaaactcccaaatcaAATTTGTTTGATAGAAAAAGCCATATTGTTGAAGTAAAGGagcaatttaaaaaaatgctCCAGATACTCCACATTCCATTCTTGCAACAAAGACCACATCTAGATGCAAGAGATATACCTCTTCTTTGCAAAACATCCTCTGAAAGAATACGACCATGTAAGACTTACCAAGTCAACAAAGACATACGGGGGAGTAATGGATTTTAACCAAATAGACCTACCCCATGAAATAGATGGAGCATGAGGATGTAAAAACTGACAAGCATCCTTTGCAGTAAGCTCACCTGACGATGTAGCAGACCAAATAAGTTCATCACTTGCCAACGGGTCAGAAGCAATGGAAACTTGCTCAATGAGGCTACGAAGACAAGGGAAGTGAACCTTTAACAAATCAGGAAGATTCCAAGCACcattagatataaaatttgccaccgTTTCATTTAACTCGTTCACCACATTAGCATgtcttccaaaaaaaaatcaatgagAGGCCATGTCAAGAAATTATGTTTCCAAAAAGAAACTTTAGCACCCGAACCAATTAACCACCGTGAGTTCTCCTTAAAATCTGCCAGTACTTTTTCACACCAGGCCATATAGAAGAAGCGGCATAAGAGCGACGAAAACTACCGTAACGGCAAAATCGAGCTCGAATAAAAGAAGCACCCGGAGAattggaagaagaaaatattcCAACGACGACGTAAGAGAAGACATCAATTAAGAACCACCAGTTGCTTCAGACCCAAACCACCCTCCTCGGGGAAGCAATGGCAGCAAGTCTAAGAGCAAAAATCTTAGGAATGAGCttgaatataaaattttataaagCAATAGGCCGAAATTGTGAAATGAAATCAGCATTGTCGACCTTAGGAATCAAAGTAATGAGCCCAAAATTGAAAGTTGCTGGAAGATAACCTGTGGTAAAGAACCTTTGAATCGCACAAACCACATCATCCCCAACTATCTCCCaacaagagagaaaaaaatgcCCATTAAAACCGTATGGACCCGTGGTGCAGTCAACATCCATAGACTTAATAACCGATAAAATTTTCTCCAAAGTCGGAATAGCAATAAGAGTAGAATTCTCTTCATCTGAAACTAAAGATGGAATTATTTGATTAACAAGGTTAACATCATAGTCCCCATCCTAGCGAGCAAAACGATTGGATTAAAAATCCAAAATATGAGTATCAATAAGAGCTGGATCATCCAAAACCTGATCCCTGTCCCAGAGAATTGTAATGGAAGATTTCAACCGACGGGTTCGACAACTAGCATGAAAAAACTTAGTATTGCGATCACCTTCTGACAACCAACGAACCCGAGACTTCTCTCGCCAAAACATCTCTTGCAATCTTAAAGACTCGGATAACTTAGCTTGTAACTCACCTTCTAATTTAGCTTGTAACTCACTATAAAATTCGTTGTTGTAACAGTCACAGAAAAGTGATCGGTATGTAAAGTACCTAGCTCGTCCAAGTCATTCTCAACTCGTCTATGAACATCACCAAAAACCTCCCAATTTCAGGTTCTAAGAGCCTTTTGCAAAACACGTAGTTTGTGTTGCAGAAGAGATATAGGACAACCCTGAGAACAAACAGAGCTCCAACAATGCTTAACAAACCCATGAAACCCAGCATGCTCCAACCACATCTTTCGAAAACGAAATAGGTTACGACGTTCCCCAAAATCTTTAGCAAAACACATTAATAGAGGATTATGATAGAACAAATCCTAGTCAAGGTACGACAATCAAATTTGCTCCAAGCTTCCATCCATTCCAAAGTAGCGAGACTCATATCCAAATGAATCTCCACATTACCCCGCGTCCCATGCCTACGCACCCATGTAAACTCAGCTCCTTTAGTGTCAACATGAACTAGCTCACAAACATCTAACATAGCTTGAAAATCTTCACAAGAACGATTACATGGAGGAGCACCTCCTCTCTTCTCATGAGCTCTCAAGATCGCATTAAAATCACCAAAAACTAACCATGGACTAGAAACATATCTACCTTTAACCTCTATTAGATCATCCCATAATCTACGACGCTCAACCATAGAAGAATGCTCATAAACAACAGTGATAATATAGCCCACAGAGTCAAACCTATCCTGTAAGGAGACTTGTTGATCTGTGACATGAATCACGCGAACAAAAGGCACCAAAGCAGGCTGtccaaagatccaaaaattagGACGAGCAACTCCCCTATCATTAGTACAAACtaatgtttaaaaaaaaaactcgcctcAAGACTGTTATGAgacttaaaaaatttaaagttACTTATAAAATGCCTATGTTTTCTTGTCTAGGTAGTGAGGCTTAAAAAGTTTACGATTTTCACGTTTTTACGTCTTTTACTACGtcttagaaaataaaatttataagtatctttttatattaatatatatatatatattgtgtttAAATTGATGAAAACTATCTAATAAGTTTGGATTATGAATATCATTGTAtctaaatataatatatactagtaaattttcatgtatatatgttctatttgtatgtatataatcatacatttacatatttaacagctaatttttttataacataagaCTTAAGCCTTATACGCCTCAAGTTTTAAGATTCAATGCTCTTAAGAAAATGCCTTAAGGTAGGACTAACTCGGTGCCAACGGTTTGGTTTATAAGCACTAACCGAAAACCGACACCGAACCCTTAGTTTCATATTTTCCAAAATTGAAACCGAAAAATATACATAGAAACCGCGGTTTTCGGTTAACctataattcggttcggttttcgtTTTGTTTCGGTTACAAAACCTAATATCTTATTGACCTTTTGTACTTGactaatgaaaatgaaaagattaaaagtgaaggagtaagctacaagttcaatacttaaattaagttacattcaccaaataaataattcagaactcaaatattaactaAGCAAAAGCATTGTATTTTGCTGAAACACAAcaagttaaccaaaataaacattaaaccTCATGAGCTTCATCACCAGACGTCCAGCCTTGTCTTAACATGATGGCTAGTTGATAAAACCCCCAAGCATTACATTAAATCTCTGCATGCATGATTGtacacatacaataatcaaaatcacatattaccttgtacaaaatcacatatctctgcatgtatatatttattatcaaatttattctttgcataagcacctgattatatatgttcatcAAATACAAGCTATAACCTTATCTCCAAATTCTcgattcggtttggttttcatCGGTTTTTCTAAAAGCATATAACCGATAATCGACACCAACTACTCGGTTCAGTTCGATTTTTGGCACCGACGTGGCGGTTTCGGTTTCTCGGCTTCGGTGCAATTTGGTTATGGCCAGTTTCAGTTTTCGTTGTTAGAAAATCCAGCCCTACCTTAGGGCACGCCTTTGcgttttaaaacattggttcAAACTACCACTATATTTAACATatgccaaaaagaaaaaggaacaTCCTCCAAAGCGAGAAAAGACTATGAAATACATAAAATCTCAGGGTTATGAATTCGAACAAACTccttcaaagaatcttgagtggGGTTATTACCAATTCCCCTTAAATTCCAATATATGATCCTCATTGAGGAATATCCTTGGTATGATGTTTACAGGTTGATAATAGCACATTGGTTTGGGATGGGAAGCAAATTACACGGAGTTTGTGCCTAGTGATGAAGGGTCATACACCATTATtgttaagaagaagaataagatcGGAGCTAATGAAGGTCCCATTCGCAACACATTTAGATGCAATGAGTATGGAAAAGGTTGTCCTGACAATTGAAACCACTTCAAGCAAGAAGAAGAGGGTTCTGTATCGGCATAAGACCAACAAGTGCTTGTGAGAGTTGAGCTGCTGTAATTGATTGAGCAGAGGATTGAGAAAGGACATAGTGGGGgagtattatatatatatatatgattagaattgattcttttgcagATTGGGAACAATAAGTGAATGGGTATAAAGAGAATTTGTGGCGCTTGGAATTTGAGCAAAAATTAGTAACACAATTACTAATTACTAGGTGTCATAGAATTACAAGGTGTTTTATTATTGGGGAATACTGAGTATCAGTAATTTATTATTGGGGGGTTATTAGGTGttagtaatttattattatggGTTATAAGGTGtcagtaatttattattagGGGTTACCATGtgttagtaatttttttttgagataATTAAGTGTCAGTATTTTATTATTGGAGGTTACTAGGTGTCAATAATTTTTTCCGGCAACTGGTGGCCGGAGTCCGATGACGGGTGATCGGAGTCCAGTAAGGTTCCGTCAAAGTGTCATCTTTCGTCAACTTTCTCTATAAATGAGTGTTTAGATAGATGCATGTAAAATAGtcttaaaattattattattttatttataattaggtaaatattaatttatcttGTGTTGAaatagttatattttaaattttttttattaaaataagtAATTGGAGAGTTAAACTAGCATGCGAtagtcattttctttttcctgtTTTATGGACAATGTGTGTTGCCAATAAAggcccaaaacaaaaaaaaaggatattAATCCACAAAcggcaaaaaaaaataaagcaacTGGAGTGGTAGGAAAATTTAACACTAGATTGTAGCAGAGTCGGTATATCCCCTCTCCTCCCAAAACCCCCTTTCTCTTCCATTTCAGGATTTAACCTAATTTCGTCCTCGGCAACCACCCTATTCGTTTCCCAGGGTTGCTACCCCTATAAAGGATTTACCCTTATTCCTCCTTGTCTTCTGCTTCTAGGGTTTTTGCGTTTGGGTGCCGCTTGTTTTTGGGAATGGGGAGCGTCGATCGAGTCGATGATCGGACCTTCAAGGTCAATCTCACCGGCGATTCAGTTATTAGGCTCCGGGACAGCGTCGGCGAGAAGCTTAAGGAGTTCATGGGCGATTACACCGATGACACTCTCGTGGTACGCACCCACCCTCTCTCTTCGATTGGTTTTACCCGACTTTGGCTAGGGCATTAGAGATTGGAACAATGCTTGTAGTTGCCAGTTATAACCACACCCATGCTTTTGGATTATTTACTTTAGTTTAGATACCCTAAGATTATCGAGTTCGAATGCTTATTGAGTTATTGTTTTAGAATGTGTACATGTATAGTTATGATCTTATACAAGTAGTATCCTATGCCGTTTTCTATTCTTTATTCAGATATAACACGTTATTTTTGTGGCACAATTCAGCTCTTAATGAGTTTATAGTTTTGAATTTGGGTATACCTATGTTACTATCTATCTTTGTGTCATGCCATGCGTTTGATCTGTTGTTATGTTGATCCTCTTGTTATGTGCGGCCTGCTTATGTTGCATTTTATGTAAACCCGTTGTGCTTCCGTTTACTTTTGTATTTTCCTGCTCCCGTGAGGTTCACCCTGGTCTTCATTATGTTTGCACAGTAGTTATGGTACTCAAACTcaatttctcaatttttcATTGCAGGAGTATGTAATCGTCCTTTTAAAGAATGGCAGGCGTAAAGAAGAAGCGAAGAATGAACTGAATGTCTTTTTAGGGGATGACAGtgattcttttgtttcttggtAATTTCTTGTCCTCTTTATTGAGCAAACTTAGGTTCATGCCTTCTGCAGGTTTGCAAACCTGGCTCTGTAAACATACTCTAAACTAATGCTGActccttttttttccttgaaaTTTCTCCCAACAGGTTGTGGGATTATTTGGCTTCAAATACGGATTTGCATGTACAACCTCAAGATACTTCTATGGAAGATGCAAGTAAAAGGAAATCCGTATCAGGGGACGAAACTGGAAAAAACGATTCTCATCATTTGGGTTTTGCACCAGACAAAGTTAAGTCTAACAAATCATCTAGAAGCCGCCACAACAGGGAATGGAGAGGACTAGCAAGGGATGCTGCTGAACCCGCTCCTTTTCTAAGCTCTGAGCTTGGAAGTAATGAAGTAGAGGAAAAAAGTTGTAACAGGGTCAGTCGTGCCAAATCTCCTTCACTACAACCTGCAGCTCAGAGGAAACGAATTCGGCCTGATGAGCGGAAGCATTCAAAGGTTTGGATCTGTAAATTTTTCTTTCATAATATTCATGAGCATGGGGTAATTGTGATTTAACTTTAATGATCTGATGTGTTGAGCTTGCATCTGTTTTTGCTCAGGTGATGTATGGTTCATGTTATCTTTATGAGTTATTGGGTGTGGTCTCACTGGTCTGTAGTGTACACTAATTAACTCGGTAATCAGATTTAGTCATGAATAGTTACTTATACAAATTTGTCACTGAactatatgtgtgtgtgcctgtgtttttcttcttctttaactttatatatatatagttcttatccagagtgaagcttcaatgtgaaattacagagtgaaatttcaattttggcacacatTCGGTCAATttagtgattcaatatttaggtatgttatttaagatcatctctacaaagtttcatctaattcgacaaTGGTTTAAGATTTtaatcattcattgatttaatctaatttcaataccttaacgatgttcgaattagatgaaattttgtagagatgatcttgaataacatacctaaatactaaattgcttatggtgaaaaaatttgactaaaaaatgtgctaaaattggaacttcactctttaatttcagagtgaagcttcaatctggatagagactgatatatatatatatatatatataagagaattTTCAGGTGTGGACATCCGTACCGTACTGACCGTACAAAGGCGTTTCTGGTGACCGCAAGCCGCAATGGCGGGGCGGACCACgacagccgcactccccacCTCCTGGCGGTCTCGTCTGTGCCGGttggagctccatcggcgactCACGGCGGTCGGAATCGCGAAATCGCCGGAATCTGTctagaaacttgatttttgcagattTCGGCCGTTgtgggtcgccgatggagctccggctGACACAGACAAAATCGCCAggaggtgggtagtgcggctgtgctggtcTGCCATGCCGTTGCGGCATGCTAGAATCGGGACGTCTGCACCTGAAGagctgtgtgtgtgtgtgtctatatatatatatatatatatgttaattaggAGTATCCATTTTGGTATGAATCACATCTGATAATTGACGTCGTTCCTTTCGTCATGTTTTAAGCTCATACAGTCTTTCACCCTTTTTCCATATTTGATCATCCATCATATTTTGTGTCAATggcttttattttaattttccaCGAAATGTTACAAGTTTCtctgccttgatttgcagatatatacacatttatttaTCAAAGAAGGGATTATTAGTTTGGTCCTCTGTTTTCAATTCTGCTAATATGGTCAGCTTGTTTATCTTGACTAACCAATGTGGACAAATCTGTAAATTTGGAATTGAATCACGCATCTGAGGGATTGGATAGAGAAGCATGTGAGATAAAAAGCATATGTGACAGATTAGTTAAAGGGTAAAAGGACAGGGAACCTTAATGCACGATTTTCACCATTAGGAAACCCATGTACTAAAGTGGCTGAACTGAGGTGAAACACAGACCAAAGAAGCAGTAAATTTTCATATGGTTTCAGTATATGCCACACATAAGATAATGTCGTGCAAGAGTTATCCTTTCACCTTTTTAATCGTAGAATCATGAGTTAATCAACTATTCTCCagctttatgattcacttttcaatttttgaCAGAGTGAATTAGCTTCTCAAGTGAATATTGATGCACCTCGTCGGCTGCTCCAGTTCGCTTTCCGTGATGCTCTGACAACTTCACGGCAATCCAATTTGACAACAGAACCAACCTTGAAGCGTCTCCGTTCTGTGGTTTCTACGTCCACCGGTGACTCATCATTGGTTGATCCTCCTCGGAGACTTCAGTCTGTTGCGAGAGTGCCAAATTCCATGGCAACAGTTATGAAAGCTGTTGCAGAGGCAGCTGAAGATGTCACAAGGGTTAAATATTCGGGAAGTGTTTTTGACCGACTCAGTCGTGGTATGGATGTCATAGAGACCAGTGGACCATCTGCATCATTTAGAGAAGCTGCTACTGAGGATGTTGAATATGAAGAAATTCATGAACGCACCCGGTCCACATATCTGCAAAGAAGTCAATACAGTGGGCAGTATGTTGGCAAAACAATGTTAGACAGTGAAACTGGCTTGCCTACTGATTCTGTTTCAGACAATGAAGGGTTTGATGATGTCAATGTTAGGGGTCATAGAGTTGCTGATGTTTCTCAAACTGGGACATCTACTCGAAATGAGGGTGACAATTCACTGATGGTGCAGTACAGTGTAGCTAAGAATGGTGATGATCTAAGGCGTTCAATGAACAAAGATCCGGGTCAACCTACTGCACCTGCAAATAATTCTCATAAGATTGTGAACATCTCCGTGAATGTCAATACGTGGAAACCACCCCATTATCAGGAGCCAAGAGAGGTAGCTAAATCTGTGCAGGATATTGATGCTGGCGCTCCAAATTCTGATTTACGTTTAATGGAGAACAGCAATCTTGTGCCTGTCAGTAATGGAAATGTAAGATGTCTGAACCTACATTTATTCAGCTTCTCGTGCTAAATATTTTTACGCACTCGGTTACTGACTGGTTTTGAAAATGTGGATTCAATTTACAGGCAGATCCTGCAGCAGATTCTCAAAAGGCGATGTCATCTTCTATGGGTGGGTATTTCAACCTAGTAAATTGTGTCAATTGTTATTTTATTTCTCTGCGTATATCATTTCTTGAGATGATGTTAGTATTCTGTATCTCTCCATATTTCCTATTTAGGGCGTTTTGCCGGCAGACAAATGCTAACCATCTTGATTTCAGCAGCATGGATTGATTTTGATGATCTTATGATTTTTTTCCCCAACAGATCGTGCAGGTCTATATGTTGCTGGTCGTCCTTTGGAGGATGCAGATTCACGAACTATCTTTGTTAGTAATGTAAGAGCTCACCTCCTTGTCCTTCTAGTTTTTTGGAATTTGTGTTGGTTTATCCGATTTTAAGTGTcttatatgtttatatatatatgtacaggTGCATTTTGCTGCCACGAAAGATAGTCTTTCT
This genomic interval carries:
- the LOC126802445 gene encoding uncharacterized protein LOC126802445, which gives rise to MGSVDRVDDRTFKVNLTGDSVIRLRDSVGEKLKEFMGDYTDDTLVEYVIVLLKNGRRKEEAKNELNVFLGDDSDSFVSWLWDYLASNTDLHVQPQDTSMEDASKRKSVSGDETGKNDSHHLGFAPDKVKSNKSSRSRHNREWRGLARDAAEPAPFLSSELGSNEVEEKSCNRVSRAKSPSLQPAAQRKRIRPDERKHSKSELASQVNIDAPRRLLQFAFRDALTTSRQSNLTTEPTLKRLRSVVSTSTGDSSLVDPPRRLQSVARVPNSMATVMKAVAEAAEDVTRVKYSGSVFDRLSRGMDVIETSGPSASFREAATEDVEYEEIHERTRSTYLQRSQYSGQYVGKTMLDSETGLPTDSVSDNEGFDDVNVRGHRVADVSQTGTSTRNEGDNSLMVQYSVAKNGDDLRRSMNKDPGQPTAPANNSHKIVNISVNVNTWKPPHYQEPREVAKSVQDIDAGAPNSDLRLMENSNLVPVSNGNADPAADSQKAMSSSMDRAGLYVAGRPLEDADSRTIFVSNVHFAATKDSLSRHFNKFGEVLKVMIHTDAATGQPKGSAYVEFMRKEAAENALSLDGTYFMSRILKVVMRSAAHQEAVAPAMTWPRASRGSPFSTARFSRAPFPRGMTGGYRPWALIKPGARSMQWKRDSQTTPGESGTPVSGMAIPSPTGRNLTYVRTEAKPAGN